In Plasmodium reichenowi strain SY57 chromosome 5, whole genome shotgun sequence, the following proteins share a genomic window:
- a CDS encoding cytochrome c oxidase assembly protein (heme A: farnesyltransferase), putative translates to MNKNYSLGQKCVLNKKVESYLHFDNYIINRNLNKYFFFYVPSSVICCSPKRSVYIGKKVNVVLFNKNVGNVKNEEYWRLTYLWKRYYCSRNIVKKRKNNPLDMDKNMEEIHVKEKIGDPRNIYLIKGDMRKYLKNCLICRNNDEVNENLRSQRCDDLKNNMNERNDGHIINHSKNSLFNNYIIDYNTHLSVNNICSNVNNVETLLLCGCGVGKKKKRYTFNNDFIENDGMLKKDMIIDDIISKEKYKNKIRLFCKVILLYLNNYLELSKHKLTLWVTLSSTFGYFMLGGSSIIDISSLLVGVYLCSSSANAFNQIIERNIDKLMKRTQKRPLANNNPNMSVKHAEIFAILTALNGSFILYFFNNPLTSFLGIFNIFLYTCIYTPLKRKTPYNTHIGSIVGSIPTLMGCTAMEQNLFVPEPWILFVTQFLWQFPHFYSLAYLYKDDYIKGKYKMFPLQDKNGLYTAKLCKPYLITLSSLPFILFFCGYTSYMYILTSILPNLFIFYKFQKIIQKPSRANIRSFFKHSLWHIMLLLALTTYHTQVPDKNKNNDTIPVNINSNEEHNKGIHVHKDSNTEYSITKFKKKLIKYCIVFS, encoded by the coding sequence atgaataaaaattattcacTTGGTCAAAAGTGTGtattaaacaaaaaagTGGAAAGCTATTTACATtttgataattatattataaataggaatttaaataaatacttttttttttatgtacCTTCTTCAGTTATTTGTTGTTCACCAAAAAGGAGTGTATATATAGGGAAAAAGGTTAATgttgttttatttaataaaaatgtagGAAATGTTAAGAATGAAGAATATTGGAGGTTAACATACTTATGGAAAAGATATTATTGTTCCCGTAATATTGTcaaaaagagaaaaaataatcCTCTTGATATGGATAAGAATATGGAAGAGATACATgttaaagaaaaaatagGTGATCctagaaatatatatctcATAAAAGGCGATATGAggaaatatttaaaaaattgtCTTATTTGTAGAAACAATGATGAGGTTAATGAGAACCTGAGGAGTCAACGTTGTgatgatttaaaaaataacatgAACGAAAGAAATGATGGTCATATTATAAATCATAGTaaaaattcattatttaataattatatcattGATTATAATACTCATTTAAGTGTGAACAATATTTGTAGtaatgtaaataatgtagagacattattattatgtggTTGTGGGGtgggaaaaaaaaaaaaaaggtatacttttaataatgattttATTGAGAATGATGGGatgttaaaaaaagatatgATTATAGATGATATAATTagtaaagaaaaatataaaaataaaataagattattttgtaaagttatattattatatttaaataattatctTGAATTATCAAAACATAAATTAACCTTATGGGTTACGTTAAGTAGTACCTTTGGTTATTTTATGTTAGGTGGTTCTTCAATTATCGATATAAGTTCTTTATTAGTAGgtgtatatttatgtaGTAGTAGCGCAAATGCATTTAATCAAATTATTGAAAGAAATATAGATAAGTTAATGAAAAGAACCCAAAAAAGACCCTTAGCAAATAATAATCCAAATATGTCAGTTAAGCATGCTGAAATATTTGCTATTCTAACAGCATTAAATGGtagttttattttatatttttttaataatcCTTTAACTTCCTTTCTAggtatttttaatattttcctatatacatgtatatatacacCCCTAAAACGTAAAACACCATATAATACACATATAGGATCAATTGTAGGATCTATACCAACATTAATGGGATGTACAGCTATGGAACAAAATTTGTTTGTTCCTGAACCTTGGATTTTATTTGTTACACAATTTTTATGGCAATTCCCACATTTCTATTCACTtgcatatttatataaagacgattatataaaaggaaaatacAAAATGTTTCCTCTTCAAGATAAAAATGGTTTGTATACAGCCAAATTATGTAAACCATATTTAATTACTTTATCATCCCTTCCTTTTATTCTGTTTTTTTGTGGATATACatcatatatgtatatattaacatcCATATTACCCaatctttttattttttacaaattccaaaaaattattcaaaAACCATCAAGAGCAAACATACGTTCCTTTTTTAAGCACTCCCTATGGCACataatgttattattagCCTTAACAACATATCACACACAAGTACCAgacaaaaacaaaaataatgacACCATACcagtaaatataaattcaaATGAAGAACATAACAAAGGTATTCATGTACATAAAGACAGCAACACGGAATATAGTATAACAAAATTTAAGAAGAAGCTCATTAAATATTGTATAGTATTTTCTTAA
- a CDS encoding 40S ribosomal protein S24, putative yields MTDQFTIRVKKYMSNPLLRRKQFALEILHPNKGSVAKKEVKERLAKMYKLNNVNTIVLFGFKTLFGGGRTKGFGLIYKNVDAVKKFEKKYRLVREGLIDKETKAGRRASKELKNRRKKVRGTEKTKVSGAKKK; encoded by the exons ATGACAGATCAATTTACAATTCGagtaaaaaaatatatgagTAATCCATTATTACGTAGGAAACAATTTGCTTTAGAAATTTTACATCCAAATAAAGGATCTGTAGCAAAAAAAGAAGTAAAAGAAAGATTAGcaaaaatgtataaattaaataatgtaaaCACCATAGTGTTATTTGGATTTAAAACATTATTCGGTGGAGGGAGAACTAAAGGATTTGgattaatttataaaaatgttgatgctgttaaaaaatttgaaaaaaaatacagaCTTGTTAGAGAAGGTTTGATAGATAAAGAAACCAAAGCTGGAAGAAGAGCATCCAAGGAATTGAAaaatagaagaaaaaag gTTCGTGGTACCGAAAAAACCAAAGTATCGGGAGccaagaaaaaataa
- a CDS encoding carbon catabolite repressor protein 4, putative → MYIYPSTVNRQHCTKKXXXXKKKKKKRITHFFSYNMENQTGKTNFTFYKKNKSNDCETTYKSEEKKNKKNVEKNYKVVETYKSSFKVQEENVNVNNNYFLSSINNVDKNYNMMYKKCSNSIGGATVVTNSSELHASDEADHIGTDSKILGHKKKKVHQMVKVKMKQDPKEGQDNITYKNKKKSNMNEFNNNNDNNDENNDNNNDNNNVENNDNNNDNNNDENNDNNNDNNNDDNNNDNNDDNNNDNNNDNNGDNNNDNNGDNNNDNNNNNNDSNNNSNNNNDYSSYYFNSDVDVESLIYTQEAKKIKNTKNKKNLTDYNNNNVTSKDIKIRKSNIIELNKLLKENLRIEQNLQKQKKDKMDVGDVYAEKEEEDNYEEKKDDQQTVKEISNTKHIGKEEENSRKKKNKQKEKHNECRDANDKELSVEQRNDPNNINEHYEELSKDTKKEKGKKKNKDNKNNTENKDNKDNKNNTGNKDNTGNKNNIDNKNDKENNNNKGNKENKNNKANTDNKNNTDNKNNKDNKNNTDNKNNTDNKNNTDNKNNTDNKNNTDNKNNTDNKNNTDNKEKDKSNLTIIEKNASKGKKTKNKKTSQNKKNDIGDNKEIININYISEQNINENHYSLKEKNVQNKKGEYNYNTIETDNNNNNINYYNKNITKNIINNDIKQFVNKNYMEHNYVHNNTYIYNNNNNNNSVLYNYDNSIFTSDINDDQKNYKDELKNEILKTNKKFVVNNISFNKNINNLKLLKDYNLNDIVNNFEQYKSMNSHLANDNNNNNNNNIDDENMPGNINRGKKKNYNNNKYHNDKDNNMSTTRECNINNINNNNNNNNDNDSIHNPYFHYTEDNKNINDDIVNNQENKNVMNHLFNYNNHMYKKFVSNQYLENVPNVHVTNNQKSDFNNANRNIYSYNYNVNKNILNNNKVTNNNSLNYNNVNIMNSINTMGVNDQNYITNRNYNNILSNTNMNVPNIPSENNNIRELNKTNDNMNIKNSISKENIHNIMDNTTTYTHPNSVCNSHYMNNTVIYDTNNIMCNDKVSNMNKCMPNQNVDVYSYGYMANNIPVNVVYNNFNDTPTYFTNNNNNININHDVVDTNMEEKRPGNVAPHANNHILKFSCQVNNSSKTLSDTLIKTNKGKVHLNLLTDVKCSTRKNINNNNNNNNNNNNNNNNNNNNNNNNNNECHINIQKDDTKIDNGQKEDNITTNNNNSNCNSEGKDNTDDNNNNDINNNDINNNDINNNDKNLLILDKNKKKPSNNKKNIFEKDPPNNKKNICEKDPPNNKKNICEKDPPNNKKNIFEKDPPNSSSNSIKKNAQHIKDGDNKLKIEEVEKKQENNKEDTTTNKITKNNSGNSKDNENIDVDKTLKEKNNSITSTDVIEKFELNKNGLYTSKNKCENKDEIKSIKLNNSCNNKMNELLEKKKNKNKYLAEIIRCELIWGPTKNKEPITPVESCELHPVVIIKDQYGHLYDDDEDNENNPIGKTVNIFYRWSRGPPRTVCFFHPQKIACLQCTVTFRCFCSYECFMKGFDHLHKYYKSNGSIHIPSHPNLHTYGVPCSPFDWDNYEKNIEFDEKHYNSLIQSGLLNEPNKEKWEIINNERNYIPCQKDIGHQIMLETMILDKNSISSGNISDSNINPFDQQQKELNYSSEYESSSEDDDASQNNQNKMSSVKYSDVQRNEINLMNNQILLRSYNESLDFNNNKNMYLFKNKNNNNNDNNNNNNNNNNNNNNNNNNSGTHNVNNTNMVVHMNNSTTNFYNLYDMDNNNNNNNNNVANFQLPNGETDYITINNTYNTLPVSINNKANNVNNMNSVNNNLNSHSQSVDIKKCEGGVMYFPEKSLDYSRNSYKYSTNNMTKIIDKRIDNFEMTYMNTTHGKIDSNNNNNINGSIMNNHSTTLGSSNNVGNINDKYVNNFSYSIDNNHIYVNNEINFMNSMNISSSQQKMYNDISIESSKDLNISSNNLLTPYTNNRIDGINIQSTNEARTINTKMILMNPLTNADNNKIVYKNMLNNKYLNVSSISINDNNYMNETHMNINDDKRNSILPVQENNFLVKQKKKKKKKDSKTNNKKKKKKIYVLDDKVWNSIKDPNIYHKIITGCCIPNITVFPNYNITCFKNYNHTNPQNQFTIMTWNVLAEIYGTIEAFPHCDPYMLAWSYRKTKIIQEILNNSPDIVCLQEIQNEHFLDFFKPSLGEFGYEGVYKQKTKEIFTSPSGKRRGGKYTIDGCAIFYNKKKLKFVETYALEFSKLIKEASVLTLPKEIQKNPSLVKRLLKDNVALVILLECIQQYSKIYDKSEEKQNKKLLIVANTHIVANPEANYVKIWQTQILVKVIEYLKINFIKKYETIPSLIICGDFNSTPSSAVYQLIYRKTCSRTHEDFNSDKYSLLTDLKLGHNLNLKSAYAISKLLSQKINPEEYNNLELYEPLFTNYTSNFIGCLDYIFYNDENLNIISTVNVADENQLIQEAQMYQLSDCALPSPIRPSDHLPLIAKFEFKVF, encoded by the exons atgtatatatatccaaGTACTGTCAACCGCCAACATTGCACAAAAAAAAANNNNNNNNNNaaaaaaaaaaaaaaaaaaagaatcaCACATTTCTTCTCATATAATATGGAGAATCAGACGGGTAAAACTAACTTCAcgttttataaaaagaataaaagTAATGATTGTGAAACTACATATAAATctgaagaaaaaaaaaataaaaaaaatgtagaGAAGAATTATAAAGTGGTTGAAACATATAAAAGTTCCTTTAAAGTTCAGGAAGAAAATGTAAATGTAAACAACAATTATTTTCTTAGttctataaataatgtaGACAAAAATTACAACATgatgtataaaaaatgttctAATTCTATTGGGGGAGCTACGGTTGTAACAAATTCATCGGAATTACATGCAAGTGATGAAGCAGATCATATAGGAACAGATTCGAAAATATTAGgacataaaaaaaagaaagttCATCAAATGGTTAAGGTGAAGATGAAGCAAGATCCTAAGGAGGGACAAGACAACATCACTTATAagaataagaaaaaaagtaaCATGAACGAATtcaacaataataatgataataatgatgagaataatgataataataatgataataataatgttgagaataatgataataataatgataataataatgatgagaataatgataataataatgataataataatgatgataataataatgataataatgatgataataataatgataataataatgataataatggtgataataataatgataataatggtgataataataatgataataataataataataatgatagtaataataatagtaataataataatgattattcttcatattattttaatagtGATGTGGATGTAGAatctttaatatatacacaaGAAGCCAAGAAAATCAAGAATAcgaaaaataaaaaaaacttaACAGATtataacaacaacaatGTTACATCAAAAGATATTAAGATAAGAAAAAGTAATATTATAGAATtgaataaattattaaaagaaaatttaaGGATAGAACAGAATTtacaaaaacaaaaaaaagataaaatgGACGTAGGTGATGTGTATGCTGAGAAGGAGGAAGAAGATaattatgaagaaaaaaaagatgatCAACAAACAGTAAAAGAAATATCAAATACCAAACATATAGGAAAAGAGGAGGAAAAttcaagaaaaaaaaaaaacaaacaaaaagaaaagcATAACGAATGCAGAGATGCTAATGATAAGGAACTAAGTGTAGAACAAAGAAATGATccaaataatattaacgAACACTATGAGGAATTATCTAAGGATACCaagaaagaaaaaggaaaaaaaaaaaataaagataataaaaataacacagaaaataaagataacaaggataataaaaataacacaggaaataaagataacacaggaaataaaaataacatagataataaaaatgacaAAGAAAACAACAATAACAAAGGTAAcaaagaaaacaaaaataacAAGGCAAACAcagataataaaaataatacagataataaaaataacaaagataataaaaataatacagataataaaaataatacagataataaaaataatacagataataaaaataatacagataataaaaataatacagataataaaaataatacagataataaaaataatacagATAACAAGGAAAAGGATAAAAGTAATCTTACcataatagaaaaaaatgcatctaaagggaaaaaaacaaaaaataaaaaaactagccaaaataaaaaaaatgacaTAGGTGAcaataaagaaattataaatataaattatatatcggaacaaaatataaatgaaaatcattattcattaaaggaaaaaaatgtgcaaaataaaaaaggtgaatataattataacacCATAGAGACagacaataataataataatattaattattataataaaaatattacaaagaatattataaataatgatatcAAACAATTTGtcaataaaaattatatggagcataattatgttcataataatacctacatatataataataataataataataatagtgttctttataattatgataatagCATCTTTACCAGtgatataaatgatgatcaaaagaattataaagatgaattgaaaaatgaaatattgaaaacaaataaaaaatttgttgtaaataatattagttttaataaaaatataaataaccTAAAACTTTTGAAAGACTATAATTTGAATGACATAgttaataattttgaaCAATACAAAAGTATGAATAGTCATTTAGCAaatgacaataataataataataataataatattgatgatgaaaatatgccaggtaatattaataggggaaaaaaaaaaaattataataataataaatatcacaatgataaagataataatatgtcTACAACAAGAGAGtgtaatataaacaatataaacaataataataataataataatgataatgatagTATACATAATCCTTATTTCCATTACACagaagataataaaaatataaatgatgatatagTAAATAATcaggaaaataaaaatgttatgaatcatctttttaattataacaatcatatgtataaaaaatttgtGTCCAATCAATATTTGGAAAATGTTCCTAATGTACATGTAACAAATAATCAAAAGAGTGATTTCAATAATGCTAACAGAAATATCtattcttataattataatgtaaataaaaatatattgaataataataaagtaactaataataatagtctcaattataataatgttaatattatgaattCTATAAATACCATGGGTGTTAACGatcaaaattatataacaaatagaaattataataatatattgagTAACACTAATATGAATGTTCCTAATATACCTAgtgaaaataataatataagaGAACTTAATAAAACGAATGacaatatgaatattaaaaatagcatatcaaaagaaaatatacataatattatggATAATACTACTACTTATACACATCCTAATTCAGTATGTAATTCtcattatatgaataatacTGTAATATATGATACAAACAATATTATGTGTAATGATAAGGTATCTAATATGAATAAGTGTATGCCTAATCAAAATGTAGATGTATATTCATATGGATATATGGCCAACAATATCCCTGTTAAtgttgtatataataattttaacGACACACCCACATATTTcacaaataataataataatattaatattaacCATGATGTGGTTGATACTAATATGGAAGAAAAACGACCAGGAAATGTGGCACCGCACGCTAATAATCATATTCTTAAATTTTCTTGTCAAGTTAATAATTCTTCAAAAACGTTAAGCGACACGTTAATCAAAACTAACAAAGGAAAGGTACACTTGAATTTATTAACGGACGTAAAATGCTCCACAAGGAAGAATatcaataataataataataacaataataataacaataataataacaataataataacaataataataacaataataataatgaatgtcatattaatatacaAAAGGATGACACTAAAATTGATAATGGTCAAAAAGAGGATAATATTActacaaataataataatagtaattGTAATAGTGAAGGTAAGGATAATAcagatgataataataataatgatataaataataatgatataaataataatgatataaataacaatgataagaatttattaatactagataaaaataaaaagaaaccctcaaacaataaaaaaaatatatttgaaaaagaCCCCCcaaacaataaaaaaaatatatgtgaaaAAGACCCCCcaaacaataaaaaaaatatatgtgaaaAAGACCCCCcaaacaataaaaaaaatatttttgaaaaagACCCCCCAAACAGTAGTTCCAATAGCATAAAAAAGAATGCACAACATATAAAGGATGgtgataataaattaaaaatcGAAGAGGTAGAAAAGAAACAAGAAAACAACAAGGAAGATACTActacaaataaaattacTAAGAACAATTCAGGTAATAGTaaagataatgaaaatattgatgttgataaaacattaaaagaaaaaaataattcaatAACATCCACTGATGTAATAGAAAAATttgaattaaataaaaatggtCTATATACgtcaaaaaataaatgtgaGAATAAAGATGAGATTAAAAGTATAAAACTAAATAACAGTTGTAACaataaaatgaatgaattattagaaaagaaaaaaaataaaaataaatatttggCGGAAATCATAAGATGTGAACTTATATGGGGACCTACAAAAAACAAAGAACCAATAACACCAGTAGAAAGTTGTGAACTGCATCCAgttgttattataaaagaTCAATATGGACATttatatgatgatgatgaagataatgaaaataatcCTATAGGTAAAACagtaaatattttctatagATGGAGTAGAGGACCTCCTAGAACTGTATGTTTTTTTCATCCACAAAAAATTGCATGTTTACAATGTACTGTAACATTTAGATGTTTTTGTTCTTATGAATGTTTTATGAAAGGTTTTGATCATctacataaatattataaaagtaATGGATCAATTCATATTCCATCACATCCTAATTTACATACGTATGGTGTTCCATGTTCACCTTTTGATTGGGATAATTACGAAAAAAATATCGAATTCGATGAAAAACATTATAATTCTTTGATACAATCAGGATTATTAAATGAACcaaataaagaaaaatgggaaattataaataatgaaagaaattatattcCTTGTCAAAAAGATATTGGACATCAAATTATGTTAGAAACCATGATACTTGATAAAAATAGTATCTCATCTGGTAATATAAGTGattcaaatataaatcCCTTTGATCAACaacaaaaagaattaaattATAGTAGTGAATATGAATCTTCATCTGAAGATGATGATGCTTCACAGAATAATCAAAACAAAATGTCTTCTGTAAAATATTCAGATGTTCAACGAAATGAAATTAACCTTATGAATAATCAAATTCTTTTAAGAAGTTATAATGAATCTCTAGactttaataataataaaaatatgtatctattcaaaaataaaaacaacaacaataatgataataataacaataataataataacaataataataataataataataataataatagtgGAACTCataatgttaataataCGAACATGGTCGTCCATATGAACAATTCAACaacaaatttttataacttGTATGACATggacaataataataataataataataataatgttgCAAATTTTCAGTTGCCAAATGGCGAAACAGATTACATAAccataaataatacatataatacTCTTCCTGTCAGTATCAACAATAAAGCAAACaatgtgaataatatgaacagTGTTAATAATAACCTGAATAGTCATTCCCAATCCGTGGATATAAAAAAGTGCGAAGGAGGGGTCATGTACTTTCCTGAAAAAAGCCTTGATTATTCACGTAACAGTTACAAATACAGTACGAATAATATGACCAAAATTATTGATAAAAGGATAGACAATTTTGAAATGACCTATATGAACACAACACACGGAAAAATAGATagtaacaataataataatataaatggaAGTATTATGAATAATCATTCCACAACTTTAGGATCATCAAACAATGTgggaaatataaatgataaatatgtaaataattttaGTTATTCAATAgataataatcatatatatgtaaataatgaaataaattttatgaacagtatgaatatttcatcatctcaacaaaaaatgtataatgATATAAGTATAGAATCAAGTAAAGATTTAAATATTAGTTCGAACAATTTGCTTACTCCATATACAAACAATAGGATTGATGgaataaatattcaaaGTACTAATGAGGCAAGAACAATAAATACtaaaatgatattaatGAATCCCTTAACAAATGCGgataataacaaaattgtttataagaatatgttaaataataaataccTTAATGTATCATCCATAAGtattaatgataataattatatgaatgagactcatatgaatataaatgatgataagAGAAATAGTATACTGCCTGTACAAGAAAACAATTTTTTAgttaaacaaaaaaaaaaaaagaagaaaaaagatagcaaaacaaataataaaaagaagaaaaagaaaatatatgttttagATGATAAAGTATGGAATAGTATAAAAGAtccaaatatatatcataaaataataacagGTTGTTGTATACCCAATATAACTGTTTTTCcgaattataatataacatgttttaaaaattataatcataCCAATCCACAAAATCAATTTACTATTATGACTTGGAATGTGTTAGCAGAAATTTATGGAACCATTGAAGCTTTTCCACATTGTGATCCTTATATGTTAGCATGGTCTTAtagaaaaacaaaaataattcaGGAGATCTTAAATAATAGTCCGGATATAGTATGTTTGCAG GAAATTCAGAATGAACACTTTTTGGACTTCTTCAAGCCGTCCCTTGGAGAGTTTGGGTATGAAGGTGTTTACAAACAAAAAACGAAAGAAATTTTCACGTCCCCTTCAGGAAAAAGGAGAGGAGGGAAATACACTATAGATGGATGTgcaatattttataataagaagaaattaaaatttgTGGAAACATATGCATTAGAATTTAgtaaattaataaaagaagCTTCTGTTTTAACATTACCAAAAgaaattcaaaaaaatcCTTCCTTAGTTAAGAGATTATTAAAGGATAATGTAGCATTagttatattattagaatGTATTCAGCAATActcaaaaatatatgataaatcagaagaaaaacaaaataagAAATTACTTATAGTTGCAAATACACATATTGTAGCAAATCCTGAAGCtaattatgtaaaaatatggCAAACCCAAATATTAGTTAAAGTAATcgaatatttaaaaataaattttattaagaAATATGAAACAATACCAAGTTTAATTATATGTGGAGATTTTAATAGTACTCCTTCAAGTGCTGTGTATCAATTAATATACAGAAAAACTTGTAGTAGAACACATGAAGACTTTAACTCGGATAAATATAGTTTATTAACAGATTTAAAATTAGGtcataatttaaatttgaAATCAGCATATGCTATATCCAAACTATTAtcacaaaaaataaatcctgaagaatataataatttagaGTTATATGAACCATTATTTACTAATTATACAAGTAATTTTATTGGATGTTtagattatatattctataatgatgaaaatcttaatattatttcaaCTGTAAATGTAGCAGATGAAAATCAATTAATACAAGAAGCACAAATGTATCAACTTTCTGACTGTGCTCTCCCAAGCCCTATAAGACCATCTGACCATCTACCATTAATAGCAAAGTTTGAGTTCAAAGtattttga